A window from Mycolicibacterium tokaiense encodes these proteins:
- the rplS gene encoding 50S ribosomal protein L19 encodes MNTLDFVDQASLRDDIPAFGPGDTVNVHVKVIEGTKERIQVFKGVVIRRQGGGIRETFTVRKESYGVGVERTFPVHTPNIDKVEVVTRGDVRRAKLYYLRELRGKKAKIKEKR; translated from the coding sequence ATGAACACGCTGGACTTCGTCGACCAGGCGTCGCTGCGCGACGACATTCCGGCCTTCGGCCCCGGCGACACCGTGAACGTGCACGTGAAGGTCATCGAGGGCACCAAGGAGCGCATCCAGGTTTTCAAGGGTGTCGTGATCCGTCGTCAGGGCGGCGGCATCCGCGAGACCTTCACCGTTCGCAAGGAGAGCTACGGCGTCGGCGTCGAGCGCACCTTCCCGGTGCACACGCCCAACATCGACAAGGTCGAGGTCGTGACCCGCGGTGACGTGCGTCGCGCCAAGCTGTACTACCTGCGCGAGCTGCGCGGCAAGAAGGCCAAGATCAAGGAAAAGCGCTGA
- the lepB gene encoding signal peptidase I, with amino-acid sequence MTDTEDSADRADEVTDPDVDEVDRTGDDEKPKKKSSALREGAILVSIALVLYYVMLTFVARPYLIPSESMEPTLHGCPGCVGDRIMVDKLTYRFTDPAPGDVVVFKGPPSWSVGYKSIRSDNPAIRAVQDALSFVGFVPPDQNDLVKRIIAVGGQTVECRADTGLTVDGKKLDEPYLDPTTMMADPAIYPCLGNEFGPVTVPENRLWVMGDNRTHSADSRAHCTSSPADAQNGLICTGDPTNGTIPVENVIGKARFIAWPPSRWGGVTTVNPQENSTASQGA; translated from the coding sequence GTGACCGACACCGAGGACTCGGCCGACCGGGCTGACGAAGTGACCGACCCGGACGTCGATGAGGTAGATCGCACCGGCGACGACGAGAAGCCCAAGAAAAAGAGCTCCGCGCTGCGCGAGGGCGCCATTCTCGTCAGCATCGCCCTGGTCCTGTACTACGTGATGCTGACCTTCGTGGCGCGGCCCTACCTGATTCCCTCGGAATCCATGGAGCCGACGCTGCACGGCTGCCCCGGCTGCGTCGGCGACCGCATCATGGTCGACAAGCTGACCTACCGTTTCACCGATCCGGCTCCCGGCGACGTCGTGGTGTTCAAGGGCCCACCGTCCTGGAGCGTCGGCTACAAGTCCATCCGCTCGGACAACCCGGCGATCCGCGCGGTGCAGGACGCGCTGTCGTTCGTCGGCTTCGTCCCGCCCGACCAGAACGATCTGGTGAAGCGCATCATCGCCGTCGGCGGACAGACCGTGGAATGCCGAGCCGACACCGGGCTGACCGTGGACGGCAAGAAGCTCGACGAGCCGTACCTCGACCCCACCACGATGATGGCCGACCCGGCGATCTACCCGTGTCTGGGCAATGAGTTCGGTCCGGTGACCGTGCCGGAGAACCGGCTGTGGGTGATGGGTGACAACCGGACCCACTCAGCGGATTCGCGCGCCCACTGCACCAGCTCTCCTGCGGACGCGCAGAATGGTCTGATCTGCACCGGCGATCCCACCAACGGCACCATCCCGGTGGAGAACGTCATCGGCAAGGCGCGGTTCATCGCGTGGCCGCCGTCGCGGTGGGGTGGGGTGACCACGGTCAACCCGCAGGAGAATTCGACTGCGT